One genomic region from Diabrotica undecimpunctata isolate CICGRU chromosome 9, icDiaUnde3, whole genome shotgun sequence encodes:
- the LOC140451162 gene encoding uncharacterized protein, with protein MTSLNTKSVAICTDSLSSIQSIANIYSLNPIVQELQHICHQNHSRGTSITILWTPSHVGITGNEFADIAARKASCSDLSQEKIQLHQDLAATIKQHTRKIWQNHWNRQNTKLYIINPTVYSFKIPSMTRRDKLIIRRLRIGHTRFTHAYLMTSENPPACEHCDSHRLTGEHLLVECSYYRIYYRLAHNITGNLKQILSSPNVYSALIDFLKDCRLYYRI; from the coding sequence ATGACTTCTCTCAATACCAAATCTGTAGCTATATGCACTGATTCCCTTTCTTCAATTCAGTCCATTGCCAACATATACTCGTTAAATCCGATAGTCCAAGAACTCCAACACATCTGTCATCAAAACCACAGCAGAGGAACATCAATAACCATTCTTTGGACCCCATCTCATGTAGGGATCACTGGAAATGAGTTTGCAGACATCGCAGCAAGAAAAGCAAGTTGTTCTGACCTAAGCCAAGAAAAAATTCAACTTCATCAAGATCTAGCAGCAACCATAAAACAACACACTCGTAAAATATGGCAAAATCATTGGAATCGACAAAACACAAAACTGTACATAATCAATCCCACTGTATACTCATTTAAGATACCTTCAATGACTAGGAGGGACAAACTCATCATTCGAAGACTTCGAATAGGACACACTCGCTTCACTCACGCATACCTGATGACTTCCGAAAACCCACCTGCTTGTGAACATTGTGATTCTCACCGCCTTACAGGAGAACACTTACTCGttgaatgcagttattatagaataTATTATAGACTAGCGCATAATATAACCGGTAACCTGAAACAGATACTTAGTTCGCCTAATGTGTACAGTGCTCTAATTGACTTTTTAAAAGATTGCAGATTATATTATCGGATATAA